In a single window of the Sulfurimonas hongkongensis genome:
- a CDS encoding N-acetylmuramoyl-L-alanine amidase, producing the protein MMRLLVLIFLIAISLYAQSDRELLKRADTFMKTESKSNYFRAYNDYKNLYLRAIMSEDEKLRSSALKGIVKSGKALHIDISQYEQELASIKTKPSSYKAPKKKYKAKKVKSKSPNIKITSSHKLKSIKWRDGRLVLKFDKKLRNNQLNYFTLYDAKEQRYRYVFDVHASMLTDSQSLNKRNIDRIKIAQYNSNTLRLVIEDSQKVRISFKKDDDELVIHMVASTKTKSIQTVKQKPEKSNFPKRADRDKIIVIDPGHGGKDPGAVGYKRYREKVVVYKISKELKKILKARGYTVYMTRESDKYIKLSQRTAFANKKKADVFVSIHANAVGRKNAHKVHGIECYFLSPSRSKRAERVAAKENSADLSEMNKYGKDTFLNFLNSHKIVASNKLAIDLQRGMLGELNKNYKAKDGGVREGPFWVLVGAQMPAVLVEVGFISHPQEAKRLVNPTYRKRIALGLANGIERYFEKN; encoded by the coding sequence ATGATGCGTTTACTTGTTCTTATCTTCTTAATTGCTATATCTCTTTACGCTCAAAGTGACAGAGAGCTCTTAAAAAGAGCCGATACTTTTATGAAAACTGAATCAAAATCAAACTATTTTCGTGCATATAATGACTACAAAAATCTCTATCTTCGTGCCATTATGTCAGAAGATGAGAAGCTTAGGAGTAGTGCATTAAAAGGGATCGTTAAAAGTGGTAAAGCACTTCATATAGATATATCTCAGTATGAACAAGAACTAGCTAGTATAAAAACAAAACCATCCTCATATAAAGCTCCTAAAAAAAAGTATAAAGCTAAAAAAGTTAAAAGCAAAAGCCCAAATATTAAAATAACTTCATCACACAAATTAAAAAGTATAAAATGGCGAGATGGCAGACTTGTCTTGAAATTTGACAAAAAATTAAGAAATAATCAACTAAATTATTTTACACTCTATGATGCAAAAGAGCAGAGATATAGATATGTTTTTGATGTTCACGCATCTATGCTCACAGATTCACAAAGCTTAAATAAACGAAATATAGATAGAATCAAAATAGCCCAGTACAACTCAAATACACTAAGACTTGTTATAGAAGATAGTCAAAAAGTGCGTATTAGCTTTAAAAAAGATGATGATGAACTAGTTATTCATATGGTTGCATCTACTAAAACCAAAAGCATACAAACAGTAAAACAAAAACCAGAAAAGTCAAACTTCCCTAAAAGAGCTGATAGAGATAAAATCATAGTTATAGACCCAGGTCATGGTGGAAAAGATCCAGGAGCGGTTGGCTATAAAAGATATAGAGAAAAAGTTGTAGTTTACAAGATATCTAAAGAGTTAAAGAAGATTTTAAAAGCTCGTGGATATACAGTGTATATGACAAGAGAGAGTGATAAGTACATAAAACTAAGCCAAAGGACTGCTTTTGCCAATAAAAAAAAGGCTGATGTTTTTGTAAGTATTCACGCAAATGCAGTTGGACGCAAAAATGCACATAAAGTTCATGGAATAGAGTGCTATTTCTTGTCTCCTTCTCGTTCTAAAAGGGCTGAGAGAGTTGCTGCGAAAGAGAACTCCGCAGATTTGAGTGAGATGAATAAATATGGTAAAGATACCTTTTTAAACTTTCTAAATTCTCATAAAATAGTTGCATCAAACAAACTAGCCATCGACCTACAAAGGGGAATGCTAGGAGAGTTAAACAAAAACTACAAAGCAAAAGATGGCGGAGTAAGAGAGGGACCTTTTTGGGTGCTAGTTGGTGCTCAAATGCCAGCTGTCTTAGTCGAAGTAGGTTTTATCTCACATCCGCAAGAGGCTAAAAGATTGGTAAATCCTACATACAGAAAAAGAATAGCTCTAGGTTTAGCAAATGGGATTGAGAGATATTTTGAGAAAAACTAA